A window of the Mucilaginibacter sp. cycad4 genome harbors these coding sequences:
- a CDS encoding IPT/TIG domain-containing protein — translation MKKIFKPLSLWFTLSILVMVGFNACKKDKNNYGTGAPVITKVRTLTKNDSVLINHPINLDSSITYPEVRPMPFDSTTNSGKIYTLYAIIGKNLGTTKHIYINDTEIYFNIALATDNSIIFSIPETVPFSGSTTSNKLKLVTSYGQISYDFVIEQPFPGITDVDHMAGNAGDLITITGTTFDGLSSVKIGTTSAEIVSKTSTKIVAKVPAGLTGPGDLSITTTATLGGGTAKGPIASNGINLSIPNNNSATFGLYPFGFSQAIYEDGFKNGWSNYGWSNSPDNGNTSPVVRGTSSIKVQYAGGYDGYVFQAPGNIAAKSFKMSVYGGKGSDNKVIHIVLDYNFNNAVAIVLKEGAWTNFNIPLTAFVNTGATAPKTINSIIFQEFSGTATLFYLDDVGLIQ, via the coding sequence ATGAAAAAGATATTTAAACCTTTAAGTCTTTGGTTCACCTTATCAATATTGGTGATGGTGGGTTTCAATGCCTGTAAAAAGGATAAGAACAATTATGGAACCGGCGCTCCGGTGATAACCAAGGTGCGTACGCTTACCAAGAATGATAGTGTATTAATTAATCACCCTATTAATCTCGATTCGTCAATAACCTATCCGGAAGTGAGGCCGATGCCGTTCGACTCGACCACAAATTCAGGGAAGATTTATACCTTGTATGCTATCATCGGCAAAAACCTCGGTACCACAAAGCACATTTATATTAACGATACCGAGATATATTTCAACATAGCGCTGGCTACCGATAACAGCATTATTTTCAGTATTCCTGAAACGGTGCCGTTCAGCGGATCAACAACAAGCAATAAGCTGAAACTGGTAACCAGCTACGGGCAGATAAGCTACGATTTTGTTATTGAGCAGCCGTTCCCGGGTATTACGGATGTTGATCACATGGCCGGCAACGCTGGTGACCTGATCACCATAACAGGTACTACCTTTGATGGCTTAAGCAGCGTAAAAATTGGTACAACCAGCGCCGAAATTGTTTCTAAAACATCAACCAAAATAGTTGCCAAAGTACCGGCCGGCCTAACAGGTCCGGGCGACCTTTCAATAACCACAACTGCAACGCTGGGTGGTGGTACGGCCAAAGGCCCAATTGCATCAAACGGTATCAACCTGAGTATCCCTAATAATAACAGCGCCACGTTTGGGCTTTATCCTTTTGGGTTTTCGCAGGCTATTTATGAAGATGGCTTTAAAAATGGATGGTCAAACTACGGCTGGAGTAACTCGCCCGATAATGGCAATACCTCGCCGGTGGTAAGGGGAACGTCATCAATAAAGGTGCAGTATGCCGGTGGTTATGACGGGTATGTTTTCCAGGCTCCGGGCAATATTGCTGCAAAAAGCTTTAAGATGTCGGTTTATGGAGGTAAGGGCTCTGATAATAAAGTGATCCACATTGTGCTTGATTATAACTTTAACAATGCAGTAGCAATTGTATTGAAAGAAGGAGCGTGGACAAACTTCAATATCCCGCTAACTGCTTTTGTTAACACAGGGGCAACTGCGCCAAAAACTATCAACTCCATTATTTTCCAGGAGTTTAGCGGCACCGCTACATTGTTTTATTTAGATGATGTTGGCCTGATACAATAG
- a CDS encoding sodium:solute symporter family protein — MKLHLLDVAIIILYLLSTIFIGLWYRKKARENKESYMLGGKSLPWYKLGLSDASDMFDISGTMWMVSLCFVYGMKSIWIPWLWPVFNQVFLMMYLSRWLRRSNAATGAEWLATRFGKAGPGVTGSNVVVIAFALLSCFGFLAYGFIGLGKFIEIFIPWDLVKAYVPFNVAPQYVPHVYGIIFTLFAMFYSIIGGMHSIVLGDMIKYGIMTVACVWISFIAAGKLHGNHLNVPDGWYSPFFGKNLGLSWTGIINEVNNKIKEDGYSLFGLFFMMMTFKGFFAAVAGPAPNYDMQKILSTRSPEEASKMSGFVNIILLPIRYSLIVSLTILGVLFYHQMDLKDARGAIDFERILPAVINNFLPVGLVGLLLAGLLGAFMSTFSGTMNAAQAYIVNDIYLKYINPKASTKKIITANYLVGVFVVAVGVVLGFFVKDVNSVLQWIVSALYGGYIASNVLKWHWWRFNANGFFYGMLSGILSAMIFSLIIPSVELLYWFPVLFIISLAGSVIGSYATAPTDMTVLRSFYTTVRPWGFWGPVKAIVMEGDPSFVPNKNFKLNMFNVVIGTITQCSLTILPMYLILAQKTSLIITIAILVVTITILKKTWWNKLKDY, encoded by the coding sequence ATGAAGTTACACTTACTTGATGTTGCCATAATAATTTTATACCTGTTGAGCACCATTTTTATTGGGTTATGGTACCGTAAAAAGGCCCGCGAAAACAAGGAAAGCTATATGCTTGGCGGCAAATCTTTACCCTGGTATAAGCTGGGTTTAAGCGATGCCTCCGATATGTTCGACATCAGCGGCACCATGTGGATGGTGAGCTTGTGCTTTGTTTATGGCATGAAAAGTATCTGGATCCCCTGGCTTTGGCCGGTATTTAACCAGGTGTTTTTAATGATGTACCTGTCGCGCTGGCTGCGCCGCTCAAACGCTGCAACAGGTGCCGAGTGGCTGGCAACCCGTTTTGGTAAAGCAGGGCCGGGGGTAACCGGCTCAAATGTGGTGGTTATCGCTTTCGCGCTGTTGAGTTGTTTTGGCTTTTTGGCCTACGGGTTTATTGGTTTAGGCAAGTTCATTGAAATATTTATCCCCTGGGATTTGGTTAAAGCGTATGTGCCTTTCAATGTAGCACCTCAGTATGTGCCGCATGTATATGGGATCATATTTACGCTTTTCGCTATGTTTTATTCCATTATAGGCGGCATGCACAGTATTGTACTGGGCGATATGATTAAATACGGTATCATGACGGTGGCCTGTGTATGGATCAGTTTTATTGCTGCCGGAAAATTGCATGGAAACCATCTTAACGTACCCGATGGCTGGTACAGTCCGTTCTTTGGTAAAAATCTTGGTTTGAGCTGGACGGGGATCATCAACGAGGTAAATAATAAGATCAAAGAAGATGGTTATTCGCTGTTCGGCCTGTTTTTTATGATGATGACCTTTAAAGGCTTTTTCGCGGCGGTTGCCGGGCCTGCACCTAATTATGATATGCAGAAGATCCTCTCCACCCGCTCGCCCGAAGAGGCCAGCAAAATGAGTGGCTTTGTAAATATCATCCTGCTGCCTATCCGCTATTCGCTTATCGTGAGTTTAACCATACTGGGCGTGCTTTTTTATCACCAAATGGATTTGAAAGATGCCAGAGGGGCTATCGATTTTGAACGGATCCTGCCGGCGGTGATCAACAACTTTTTGCCGGTTGGTTTGGTGGGTTTGCTATTGGCCGGTTTGTTAGGCGCTTTCATGAGCACATTTAGCGGTACTATGAATGCGGCGCAGGCTTACATTGTGAATGATATCTACCTCAAATACATCAACCCAAAGGCATCTACCAAAAAAATAATTACAGCCAATTACCTGGTAGGGGTTTTTGTGGTAGCCGTAGGTGTGGTTTTAGGCTTTTTTGTAAAAGATGTGAACAGTGTGCTGCAATGGATAGTATCGGCGCTTTATGGTGGTTACATAGCCAGTAACGTGCTTAAATGGCATTGGTGGCGCTTTAATGCCAATGGCTTTTTTTACGGCATGCTTTCGGGGATCTTATCAGCTATGATATTCTCGCTAATTATCCCTTCGGTCGAGCTGTTGTACTGGTTTCCGGTGTTGTTCATTATTTCGCTCGCAGGTTCTGTTATCGGTTCGTACGCTACGGCACCAACGGATATGACCGTGTTGCGGTCGTTTTATACAACCGTGAGGCCATGGGGCTTTTGGGGCCCTGTTAAGGCAATTGTAATGGAGGGCGATCCCTCATTTGTGCCTAACAAAAACTTTAAGCTTAATATGTTCAATGTGGTTATCGGCACCATAACACAATGCAGCCTTACCATACTGCCCATGTACCTTATACTGGCACAAAAAACATCCCTTATAATTACCATAGCTATACTGGTGGTCACCATCACCATACTGAAAAAAACATGGTGGAATAAATTAAAGGACTATTGA
- a CDS encoding AraC family transcriptional regulator, whose protein sequence is MREITPLTPSDCFTIFSRVKKKFDFPLHYHDEYELNLIINAKGAKRVVGGHIEVIEEVELALIGPNLYHAWFTHQCQSEDITEVTIQFHKDLFDEKFLKRNQLSFVKSMLERSQRGISFSPETIYALKDRIVQLDKKSGFDSVLELLSILHDLSISRNMKMLSDPSFTNEKFYYNSRRIEKVFEHMNINYNKQITLAEVAKIANMPEASFSRFIKKRTGKTFIDSLNEIRLGHASRMLIDSTTTVAEIAYKCGFNNISNFNRIFKRKKMCIPKEFRETYTGNRVFI, encoded by the coding sequence ATGCGAGAGATAACTCCGCTAACGCCAAGTGATTGTTTTACTATTTTTTCGAGGGTTAAAAAGAAATTTGACTTTCCGCTTCATTATCATGATGAATATGAGCTTAATTTAATTATCAATGCCAAAGGGGCCAAAAGGGTAGTGGGTGGCCATATTGAGGTTATTGAAGAAGTGGAGCTTGCGCTTATTGGGCCAAACTTATACCATGCCTGGTTTACGCACCAATGCCAGAGCGAGGATATAACCGAGGTTACTATTCAGTTTCATAAGGACCTGTTTGATGAAAAATTTCTGAAGCGCAATCAGTTAAGTTTTGTGAAAAGCATGCTTGAGCGTTCGCAGAGAGGGATCTCCTTTTCGCCGGAAACGATTTATGCACTTAAGGACAGGATTGTACAACTGGATAAAAAGAGTGGTTTTGACTCTGTATTGGAGCTTTTATCTATCCTTCATGACCTGTCAATTTCCCGCAATATGAAAATGCTGTCGGACCCGAGCTTTACAAACGAGAAGTTTTATTACAACAGCCGCCGCATTGAGAAAGTATTTGAGCACATGAATATTAACTATAACAAGCAAATTACCCTTGCCGAAGTAGCTAAAATTGCCAATATGCCCGAAGCCTCATTTAGCAGGTTTATCAAAAAGCGCACGGGTAAAACCTTTATTGATAGTTTAAATGAGATCAGGCTTGGCCATGCTTCCAGGATGCTTATTGACTCCACAACTACCGTGGCCGAAATTGCTTATAAATGCGGGTTTAATAATATCTCCAACTTCAACAGGATCTTTAAACGTAAAAAGATGTGTATCCCCAAGGAGTTCAGGGAAACCTATACCGGAAACCGCGTGTTTATTTAA
- a CDS encoding glycosidase, producing the protein MTQEFNQRLIQLQAEQAQLINWQNQVEETGNGIFCRFKYPVLTAAHTPLEWRYDLDAKTNPHLMERFGINAVFNAGAIKFNGKYLMVARVEGADRKSFFAVAESIDGINGFKFWDYPVELPQTEEPDTNVYDMRLTQHEDGWIYGLFCTERRDPEAPSYDQSMAIAACGIARTKDLVKWERLPDLKTNSPQQRNVVLHPEFVNGKYALYTRPQDGFISAGTGGGIGFGLCDTMENAVVDQETIIHNKNYHTVYEAKNGQGPTPIKTKKGWLHLAHGVRNTAAGLRYVLYMFMTDLHDLTKVLYQPAGYFLAPVGEERIGDVSNVVFCNGWIADDNGSVYVYYASSDTRMHVATTTVDKLIDYAMNTPADGLRSASSVQAVYNIIDKNKGLGQLQEAGA; encoded by the coding sequence ATGACGCAGGAATTTAACCAAAGGCTCATTCAACTACAGGCCGAACAAGCGCAATTAATTAACTGGCAAAATCAGGTTGAGGAAACAGGCAACGGTATTTTTTGCCGGTTTAAATATCCTGTGCTCACTGCGGCCCACACCCCTCTTGAATGGCGGTATGATCTTGATGCTAAAACCAACCCGCATTTAATGGAGCGGTTTGGTATCAATGCGGTTTTTAACGCCGGCGCCATAAAATTTAACGGTAAATACCTCATGGTAGCCCGCGTTGAAGGGGCCGATCGTAAATCGTTTTTCGCCGTAGCCGAGAGTATTGATGGTATCAATGGTTTTAAATTCTGGGATTATCCCGTTGAGCTACCACAAACCGAAGAGCCTGATACCAATGTATACGATATGCGCTTAACGCAGCATGAAGACGGCTGGATCTATGGCCTGTTTTGTACCGAGCGCCGTGATCCGGAAGCTCCGTCGTATGATCAGTCGATGGCGATAGCAGCCTGCGGTATTGCGCGTACTAAGGACCTGGTGAAATGGGAGCGCCTGCCCGATCTGAAAACCAATTCGCCCCAGCAGCGTAACGTGGTATTACATCCCGAGTTTGTTAATGGCAAGTATGCCTTGTATACCCGCCCGCAGGATGGTTTTATCAGCGCAGGTACCGGTGGCGGTATAGGGTTTGGTTTGTGCGATACCATGGAGAACGCGGTTGTTGACCAGGAAACCATTATTCATAATAAAAACTACCATACTGTTTATGAGGCCAAGAATGGCCAGGGCCCGACACCAATCAAAACGAAAAAAGGCTGGCTTCACCTTGCACATGGCGTACGCAATACCGCTGCAGGCTTACGCTATGTACTGTACATGTTCATGACCGACCTTCATGATCTTACCAAAGTGCTTTACCAGCCTGCCGGTTACTTTTTAGCCCCGGTAGGCGAGGAGCGTATCGGCGATGTATCAAATGTAGTGTTTTGTAACGGCTGGATAGCTGATGATAACGGATCGGTTTATGTTTATTACGCATCCTCTGACACCCGGATGCATGTAGCCACCACCACAGTTGATAAACTGATAGACTATGCCATGAACACAC